The following coding sequences lie in one Calidithermus timidus DSM 17022 genomic window:
- the rpmE gene encoding 50S ribosomal protein L31 — translation MKKDIHPKLVPCKIICNGEVVLNTYSTKPEIHVEVWSGNHPFWTGQQRFVDTEGRVEKFQKRFGDSYKRKK, via the coding sequence ATGAAGAAGGACATCCACCCCAAGCTGGTGCCGTGCAAGATCATCTGCAACGGTGAAGTCGTGCTCAACACCTACTCCACCAAGCCCGAAATCCACGTCGAAGTGTGGAGCGGCAATCACCCCTTCTGGACCGGCCAGCAGCGCTTCGTGGACACCGAAGGCCGCGTGGAGAAGTTCCAGAAGCGCTTTGGCGACTCCTACAAGCGCAAGAAGTAA
- the gatA gene encoding Asp-tRNA(Asn)/Glu-tRNA(Gln) amidotransferase subunit GatA, with protein MLAREIIAKVRSGEAAPTEVLKHYLKRIEALEPQIHALLRLNPEAEQEARAVERRLAKGEDLPLAGVPVVLKDNLCTRGLETTCGSRILEHFVPPYDATVVEKLREAGAVVLAKANMDEFAMGSSTEFSAFGPTRNPWGLERVPGGSSGGSAAAVAADMAPVALGSDTGGSVRQPAAFCGVYGFKPTYGRVSRYGLVACASSLDQVGPFARTVEDLALLSDVICGYDPRDSTSLKAEPGFTRALGERPALTVGIVRESVQAGNSPGVLAALENFRRTLEGAGVRFVEVSIPSLEYALATYYIAMTAEVSSNLARYDGTLYGLRVPGRDVSDTMMKTRAAGFGSEAKRRILMGTFALSSGYYDAYYGKALKARARLKADFDQAFAGADVLLTPTSPFPAFKLGSKTGDPLSMYLSDIDTVALNLVGLPGLSLPAGFEEGLPVGMQLIGQPLQDERLFSLAQRFEQLTGSAFTKAAPIAAAGA; from the coding sequence ATGCTGGCGCGAGAGATCATCGCCAAGGTCCGATCCGGTGAAGCTGCCCCGACCGAGGTGTTGAAGCACTACTTAAAGCGTATCGAGGCCCTCGAGCCCCAGATCCACGCCCTGCTGCGCCTCAACCCCGAGGCCGAGCAGGAAGCCAGGGCAGTCGAGCGGCGCTTGGCCAAGGGGGAAGACCTGCCGCTGGCCGGGGTTCCGGTGGTGCTGAAGGACAACCTCTGCACCCGCGGCCTCGAGACCACCTGCGGCTCGAGGATCCTCGAGCACTTCGTCCCGCCTTACGATGCCACCGTGGTCGAAAAGCTCCGGGAGGCCGGAGCCGTGGTGCTGGCCAAGGCCAACATGGACGAGTTCGCCATGGGCTCTTCCACCGAGTTCTCGGCCTTCGGCCCGACCCGCAACCCCTGGGGCTTAGAACGCGTTCCCGGCGGTTCCTCGGGCGGCTCGGCGGCGGCGGTGGCGGCGGATATGGCTCCCGTGGCCCTGGGTTCGGACACCGGGGGCAGCGTGCGCCAGCCCGCGGCCTTCTGCGGGGTATACGGGTTCAAGCCCACCTATGGCCGGGTTTCACGCTACGGGTTGGTGGCCTGCGCCAGCAGCCTCGACCAGGTGGGGCCATTTGCCCGCACGGTGGAGGATCTGGCCCTGCTGAGCGACGTGATCTGCGGCTACGACCCGCGCGACAGCACCAGCCTAAAGGCCGAGCCCGGCTTCACCCGGGCCCTGGGCGAGCGCCCGGCCCTCACCGTGGGGATCGTTCGGGAGAGTGTTCAGGCCGGGAACAGCCCCGGGGTGCTGGCGGCTTTGGAGAACTTCCGCCGGACGCTCGAGGGGGCGGGGGTACGCTTCGTCGAGGTCAGCATTCCCTCGCTGGAATATGCCCTGGCCACCTACTACATCGCCATGACCGCCGAGGTCTCCTCCAACCTCGCTCGCTACGACGGCACCCTCTACGGATTGCGGGTGCCGGGCAGGGACGTGAGCGACACTATGATGAAAACCCGTGCGGCGGGCTTTGGCTCCGAGGCCAAGCGGCGCATCCTGATGGGTACCTTCGCGCTTTCCTCGGGCTACTACGACGCCTACTACGGCAAAGCCCTCAAGGCCCGGGCCCGGCTCAAAGCCGATTTCGACCAGGCTTTCGCCGGGGCCGACGTACTCCTGACCCCCACCAGCCCCTTCCCGGCCTTCAAGCTCGGCTCCAAGACCGGCGACCCGCTGTCGATGTACCTCTCCGACATCGACACGGTGGCGCTCAACCTAGTTGGGCTTCCGGGCTTGTCACTCCCGGCGGGTTTTGAGGAGGGTTTGCCGGTAGGGATGCAGCTCATCGGCCAGCCCCTGCAGGATGAACGCCTCTTTAGCCTGGCCCAACGTTTCGAACAGCTCACCGGCTCGGCCTTCACCAAAGCTGCCCCCATCGCTGCTGCAGGTGCCTAA
- a CDS encoding PolC-type DNA polymerase III has protein sequence MPYALARAMSPTHYRLSTRIARRLREAGGPLPKAQLAQEVLASPQLPQLSWSGKFLDGLLDGRFRNHGQEVSLWEWDYPFPPHSEPVVVLDLETTGLSPEANEVIELAFVRLEKGQRTEFQRLVNPGTPIPPFITRLTRIRDQDVREAPDVYQVLEEAWPLLAGATLIIQNAPFDLGFLKPRLTRLGYRLDNVVVDTVQWARKALPGLPKRGLDALAFAFDLGEVRGRHRALGDVNITTQVAYEMYYMLTAGSPRPLGEL, from the coding sequence ATGCCCTACGCCCTCGCTCGAGCCATGAGCCCCACCCATTACCGCCTCAGCACCCGCATCGCCCGACGTTTGCGGGAAGCTGGAGGCCCCCTCCCTAAAGCTCAATTGGCTCAGGAAGTGCTGGCTTCGCCCCAATTGCCCCAGCTATCCTGGTCCGGCAAATTCCTCGATGGCTTGCTGGATGGCCGATTCCGCAACCATGGACAGGAGGTGAGCCTCTGGGAGTGGGATTATCCCTTCCCGCCCCACTCCGAGCCGGTGGTGGTGCTCGACCTCGAGACCACCGGGCTCTCGCCCGAGGCCAACGAGGTGATCGAGCTGGCCTTCGTGCGGCTGGAAAAGGGCCAACGCACCGAATTCCAGCGCCTGGTCAACCCCGGTACCCCTATCCCACCCTTCATCACCCGTCTCACCAGAATCCGCGACCAGGACGTGCGAGAGGCTCCCGACGTCTACCAGGTGCTCGAGGAGGCTTGGCCTTTGCTGGCCGGAGCCACCTTAATCATCCAGAACGCCCCTTTCGACCTCGGCTTTCTCAAGCCTCGCCTAACCCGTCTGGGGTATAGACTGGATAACGTAGTTGTGGACACGGTTCAGTGGGCGCGCAAAGCCCTGCCTGGACTACCCAAGCGGGGGCTCGATGCTTTGGCCTTCGCCTTCGACCTCGGCGAGGTGCGCGGTCGCCACCGCGCCTTGGGCGATGTCAACATCACCACCCAGGTAGCCTACGAGATGTACTACATGCTGACTGCCGGTAGTCCCCGGCCCCTTGGAGAACTATGA
- a CDS encoding thymidine kinase: MPHLPVLPGWIEVVVGPMFSGKSEELIRRVKRALIAGQRVMVFKPKIDDRYHASDVTSHDGKRAEAVAVKDSAELRTHLSEELPEVLAVDEVQFFDPGLVELALELADQGVRVILAGLDQDFRGEPFGIIPQLLAKAEYIEKLAAVCPLCGSPATRTQRLIGGRPARYDDPVILVGASESYEPRCRKCHVVEGRPSHKQRTPGS; the protein is encoded by the coding sequence ATGCCCCATTTGCCCGTGCTCCCTGGATGGATTGAAGTGGTGGTCGGCCCGATGTTCTCGGGCAAGTCGGAAGAGCTCATTCGCCGGGTCAAGCGCGCCCTGATCGCCGGGCAGCGGGTCATGGTATTCAAGCCCAAAATCGACGACCGTTACCACGCCTCCGACGTAACCAGCCACGACGGCAAACGGGCCGAAGCCGTGGCGGTGAAGGATTCCGCCGAGCTACGGACCCACCTCAGCGAGGAATTGCCCGAGGTGCTGGCCGTGGACGAGGTACAGTTCTTCGATCCGGGGCTCGTGGAGCTTGCGCTCGAGCTCGCCGATCAAGGCGTGCGCGTGATCTTGGCCGGTTTGGATCAGGACTTCCGCGGCGAGCCCTTTGGCATCATTCCCCAACTGCTGGCCAAAGCCGAGTACATCGAAAAGCTGGCCGCCGTCTGCCCGCTGTGCGGTTCACCGGCCACCCGCACCCAGCGGCTCATCGGCGGGCGTCCGGCCCGCTACGACGACCCGGTGATCCTGGTAGGAGCCAGCGAGAGCTACGAGCCGCGCTGCCGCAAGTGCCACGTGGTCGAGGGGCGTCCCAGCCACAAGCAGCGGACCCCTGGCTCCTAA
- a CDS encoding GAF domain-containing protein gives MHSRAVERILGSLSRSLASAGDLESLAQRGLSALTNALGAQGAWLRLRENGLRLRAAVGVVPPEEARLTPQEVETLSSGRVLIYRLPEEATGPASRHWAGLGYRGLVLAPLRGDGVLLGTLGLLFAEVVPYEEIVALEEVLPLFGLILQRAHAEAELARRQQLLEALHRLDRAMLEGKNLEEVAQIGAEEARSLLRAKAATVSLVEGPERRLVAASGQEVEPLRGQSASLEEGPHAQALRTGEPVVLMEIPGEGVPPWLLALAPLGNALVLPLKPDGSTLGFLGLYGLSNPPAILPMAQAFAAQLSLALLRELDQEALQRRVKEQELLLRALEALGEVHSPEEAARRLVELAPELVWADWVAVLLLEDGVLRVAAASGALAGSVGQGLPQGRGVSWAALREGTQVLRDVQKDPRIYTPPGVDSPPSGSEVVARLPNPHGGALGVLIAGRIAPTYSSQEARLVEALAQAGATAMERARHDLAERRVRAALERLIQVPPGDLEALVRALGESLGVRWAFLDRLLSPDKALAVAVYGAEPFEYDLEGTPCADVFAGQFCEYGQEVTRLFPHDRLAAEMGAEAYLGTPLRGEGGRILGILVAMHDAPLPEGEKELRREILLAYAQRAALELTQRENQVRLEATARAHSLLRPAHAVQEVFEIAVEAALRETRATTALLSLYREEGDCLEVVAAAGYIAEAARGRRVERGVGLAWRVLEGGESLYLEDASQVPEALFFSGRRDRAAYLGVPLRAAEGRVLGVLSADTAEHGGELFPEDRHFLLALAEATGAAIARLEALRKAQGEAERFRALAELSARLEVLDDPEVILEEALEALWRISGFQAAFFSEAAPEGLRLKVVAGEPPGAWLERARQESYPPGRGLMGQALLTGEALYTPFYPDHPQALPERVALGLKSAAYMPVKLFGRTVGVLSLLDFREAYREDPLPLLTFAARRLERALEKAQTLQQLRQAREEALKGLGVALEYRDLETAGHTERVTRLALRLAEALGLGEPALTELRLGAYLHDLGKLAVPDAILKKPGKLTPEEWEQMKAHVTLGEEMARRLGFLPPATLEVIRHHHERWDGKGYPDGLAGEAIPLLARIFALADVYDALTSERPYKPPWSHEEALAELERQAGRQFDPQLAQVFVRQLRQGRGG, from the coding sequence ATGCATTCGCGCGCGGTCGAGCGAATTTTGGGCAGCCTGAGCCGCTCTCTGGCCTCAGCGGGCGACCTCGAGTCCCTGGCCCAGAGGGGTCTGAGCGCTCTGACCAATGCACTGGGAGCCCAGGGGGCCTGGCTGCGGCTGCGGGAGAATGGGCTGAGGCTCCGCGCGGCGGTGGGGGTGGTTCCCCCCGAGGAAGCCCGCCTCACCCCGCAGGAGGTCGAGACCCTGAGCAGCGGCCGGGTGCTGATCTACCGCCTGCCCGAGGAGGCCACCGGCCCGGCCAGTCGCCATTGGGCCGGGCTGGGCTACCGGGGGCTAGTCCTGGCTCCTTTGCGCGGTGATGGGGTTCTGCTGGGCACGCTGGGCCTGCTGTTCGCAGAGGTGGTGCCTTACGAGGAGATTGTTGCCCTCGAGGAGGTGTTGCCCCTCTTTGGCCTGATCCTCCAGCGCGCTCACGCCGAGGCCGAGCTAGCGCGCCGCCAACAGCTTTTAGAAGCCCTGCACCGCCTAGACCGGGCCATGCTGGAGGGCAAAAACCTGGAGGAAGTAGCCCAGATCGGCGCGGAGGAAGCCCGTTCGTTGCTGCGGGCTAAAGCGGCCACGGTTTCTCTGGTGGAAGGCCCAGAGCGCCGCCTGGTGGCGGCATCGGGGCAGGAGGTCGAACCCCTGCGCGGCCAGAGTGCCTCGCTGGAGGAGGGCCCCCACGCTCAGGCCTTGCGTACAGGCGAGCCAGTGGTGCTGATGGAGATTCCCGGCGAGGGGGTGCCGCCCTGGTTGCTGGCGTTGGCTCCGCTGGGCAACGCCCTGGTGCTGCCCCTCAAGCCGGACGGATCTACGCTGGGTTTCCTAGGGCTTTACGGCTTGAGCAATCCCCCCGCCATCCTCCCCATGGCCCAAGCTTTCGCCGCCCAGCTCTCCTTAGCCCTCCTGCGTGAGTTGGACCAAGAAGCCCTGCAACGGCGGGTCAAGGAGCAGGAGCTGCTGTTGCGGGCGCTAGAGGCTTTAGGCGAGGTGCACAGTCCCGAGGAGGCCGCCCGGCGGCTGGTGGAACTGGCCCCAGAGCTCGTGTGGGCAGATTGGGTAGCGGTGCTTTTGCTCGAGGACGGTGTCTTGCGGGTAGCTGCCGCGAGTGGGGCGCTGGCTGGGAGCGTAGGCCAAGGGCTACCCCAGGGTCGGGGAGTTTCCTGGGCGGCTTTGCGGGAGGGGACCCAGGTGCTGAGGGATGTGCAGAAGGACCCTCGGATCTACACGCCCCCTGGGGTTGACTCGCCTCCCAGCGGCAGCGAAGTCGTCGCCCGCCTCCCAAACCCGCATGGGGGAGCGCTGGGGGTGCTGATCGCTGGCCGGATCGCTCCCACTTACAGTTCCCAGGAAGCCCGGCTAGTAGAAGCGCTGGCTCAGGCTGGGGCCACTGCTATGGAGCGCGCCCGCCACGACTTGGCTGAGCGCCGGGTGCGCGCTGCTCTAGAACGCCTAATCCAGGTACCCCCCGGCGACCTCGAGGCCCTGGTGCGGGCTCTGGGGGAAAGCCTGGGGGTGCGCTGGGCCTTCCTCGACCGGCTGCTCTCCCCCGATAAAGCCCTGGCGGTGGCGGTTTACGGTGCCGAGCCCTTCGAGTATGACCTCGAGGGCACCCCCTGTGCCGACGTCTTCGCTGGGCAGTTTTGCGAGTATGGTCAGGAGGTTACCCGGCTTTTCCCCCATGATCGGTTGGCTGCCGAGATGGGGGCCGAGGCCTACCTGGGTACCCCCTTGCGGGGGGAGGGGGGACGGATATTGGGCATCCTAGTGGCCATGCACGATGCCCCGCTGCCCGAGGGCGAGAAGGAACTGCGGCGCGAAATCCTGCTGGCCTACGCCCAGCGGGCCGCGCTGGAACTGACACAGCGAGAGAACCAGGTCCGGCTCGAGGCCACCGCCCGGGCCCACAGCCTGCTGCGCCCGGCCCACGCCGTCCAGGAGGTGTTCGAGATCGCGGTGGAGGCCGCCTTGCGGGAGACCCGCGCCACCACCGCGTTGCTCTCGCTCTACCGCGAGGAGGGGGACTGTCTGGAGGTGGTGGCCGCGGCGGGCTACATAGCCGAGGCCGCCCGGGGACGGCGGGTGGAGCGGGGGGTGGGTCTGGCCTGGCGGGTGCTGGAAGGGGGCGAGTCGCTGTATTTGGAGGACGCCTCGCAGGTGCCCGAGGCCTTGTTCTTCTCCGGGAGGCGGGATCGGGCGGCCTATCTGGGGGTGCCCCTGCGCGCCGCCGAGGGGCGGGTGCTGGGGGTGCTCTCCGCCGACACCGCCGAGCACGGCGGCGAGCTATTCCCTGAGGACCGCCACTTCCTGCTGGCCCTGGCCGAGGCCACTGGGGCGGCCATCGCTCGCCTCGAGGCCCTGCGCAAGGCCCAAGGCGAGGCCGAGCGCTTCCGGGCCTTGGCCGAGTTGTCGGCCCGACTGGAGGTGCTGGATGACCCCGAAGTCATCTTGGAGGAGGCCCTGGAAGCCCTGTGGCGCATCAGCGGCTTCCAGGCAGCTTTTTTCAGTGAGGCCGCTCCCGAGGGCCTACGGCTGAAGGTGGTGGCCGGAGAACCTCCTGGAGCTTGGCTCGAGCGGGCCCGCCAAGAGAGCTATCCCCCAGGCCGGGGGCTCATGGGTCAGGCCCTGCTCACCGGGGAGGCCCTCTACACCCCCTTCTACCCGGACCACCCCCAGGCCCTGCCTGAGCGGGTGGCTTTGGGGCTGAAGAGCGCCGCTTACATGCCGGTGAAGCTGTTTGGCCGGACCGTGGGGGTGCTGAGCCTGTTGGACTTCCGAGAGGCCTACCGCGAAGACCCTCTGCCGCTGCTCACCTTTGCCGCCCGCCGCCTGGAGCGTGCCCTGGAGAAAGCCCAGACCCTACAGCAGCTCCGTCAGGCGCGAGAGGAAGCCCTCAAAGGGTTGGGGGTAGCGCTGGAGTACCGCGACCTCGAGACCGCCGGGCACACTGAGCGGGTTACCCGGCTGGCCCTGCGGCTGGCCGAGGCGCTGGGCCTGGGCGAGCCCGCGCTCACCGAACTGCGCCTGGGGGCTTACCTGCACGACCTGGGCAAGCTGGCCGTCCCCGATGCCATCCTCAAGAAGCCCGGCAAGCTCACGCCCGAGGAGTGGGAGCAGATGAAGGCCCACGTCACCCTGGGTGAGGAGATGGCCCGGCGGCTGGGCTTCCTCCCCCCGGCTACGCTAGAGGTTATCCGCCACCACCACGAGCGCTGGGACGGTAAGGGCTACCCCGACGGGCTCGCGGGTGAGGCCATCCCCCTGCTGGCACGCATCTTCGCCCTGGCCGATGTCTACGACGCCCTCACCTCCGAGCGCCCCTACAAGCCGCCCTGGAGTCACGAGGAAGCCCTCGCCGAGCTCGAGCGTCAGGCGGGACGCCAATTCGACCCCCAGCTGGCGCAGGTTTTCGTTCGGCAACTGCGGCAGGGGCGCGGTGGCTAG
- the aroH gene encoding chorismate mutase translates to MVRGVRGAITVEENSREAILSATRELLEKMLEINQISDFDTIGAMIFTLTDDLNAAFPAEAARQLGMQMVPLINSREVPVPGSLPRVIRVMMLWNTTLPQKQVRHVYLREAVRLRPDLESAQ, encoded by the coding sequence ATGGTCAGAGGGGTCCGTGGAGCCATCACTGTAGAGGAAAACAGCCGCGAAGCCATCCTGAGTGCTACCCGCGAACTGCTGGAGAAGATGCTCGAGATCAATCAGATCAGCGATTTCGACACCATCGGAGCCATGATCTTCACCCTGACCGACGACCTCAACGCCGCCTTTCCTGCTGAAGCCGCCCGCCAGCTCGGTATGCAGATGGTGCCCCTGATCAACTCCCGCGAGGTGCCGGTTCCGGGCTCGCTTCCCAGGGTGATCCGGGTGATGATGCTCTGGAACACCACCCTGCCCCAGAAACAGGTCCGGCACGTGTACTTGAGGGAGGCTGTGCGCTTGAGGCCCGACCTCGAGAGCGCGCAGTAG
- a CDS encoding Hsp20/alpha crystallin family protein: protein MSLESLDRFSALEQLQDVRRRLEALTRSLAGAWVPNADIIEEEDHFRLLVDLPGVRPEDLELKEEGTTLTLGGVRHPIVGTYNLQERPSGHFQRSFDFGQRIQLGTAQASLKGGVLEVIVKKAMD from the coding sequence ATGTCGCTTGAATCACTCGACCGCTTTAGTGCCCTGGAGCAACTTCAGGATGTGCGCCGCCGCCTCGAGGCCCTGACGCGGAGCCTGGCCGGGGCCTGGGTGCCCAACGCCGACATCATCGAAGAAGAAGACCACTTCAGGCTGCTCGTGGACCTGCCTGGGGTTCGCCCGGAGGACCTCGAGCTCAAGGAGGAGGGCACCACCCTCACCCTCGGCGGCGTGCGCCACCCCATCGTGGGTACCTACAACCTGCAAGAGCGCCCCAGCGGCCACTTCCAGCGCAGCTTCGACTTCGGCCAGCGCATTCAGCTGGGTACTGCCCAGGCTTCGCTCAAGGGTGGGGTGCTCGAGGTCATCGTCAAGAAGGCCATGGACTAA